AACTATCTTTGAGGAATTTATCGAAGAAAAATTGCTTAAAAATAAAGCAAAGGTTGCTTTTGGAGGTTATAATGAAGAGCGAAATCTATATAAAAGAAGCACGGTTTTTAATGATAATCAAACAGAAGAACGGAACATCCATATTGGTTTAGATTTATGGATTAAGGCGGGCACACCTGTATTAGCAGCTTTAGACGGGACAGTTCATAGTTTCAATTACAATAATAATTTAGGCGATTATGGACCAACAATTCTATTAAAACACAGCATAAAAGACCAATCTTTTTATACTTTATACGGTCATTTATCGTTAGAAAGTATTGCAAATATTGAAGTCGGTAGTTTTTTTACAAAAGGGCAACAATTAGCAACTC
Above is a window of Flavobacterium sp. 123 DNA encoding:
- a CDS encoding peptidoglycan DD-metalloendopeptidase family protein, which gives rise to METLENLLKEIQNVKVIDDSISYTEYIPLDLSVSNIELSKLAIDDATIFEEFIEEKLLKNKAKVAFGGYNEERNLYKRSTVFNDNQTEERNIHIGLDLWIKAGTPVLAALDGTVHSFNYNNNLGDYGPTILLKHSIKDQSFYTLYGHLSLESIANIEVGSFFTKGQQLATLGDASVNGNYAPHLHFQIIKDIATNIGDYPGVCSKKDLNYYLENCPNPNLLLKIK